In the Candidatus Cloacimonadota bacterium genome, one interval contains:
- a CDS encoding urocanate hydratase, with the protein MDNDYISKSMTIKLENCLPEYPKFEEGIRRAPKREMNLNKNEIALALKNALRYIPQELHKKLAPEFLDELLNHGHIYGYRFRPEGRIYGKPVNEYMGKCLEGKAFQVMIDNNLDFETALYPYELVTYGETGAVCQNWMQYRLIKKYLENLTHENTLVCMSGHPLGFFKSSPNSPRVINTNGLMIGEFDNQEDFNRANALGVANYGQMTAGGWMYIGPQGIV; encoded by the coding sequence ATGGACAATGATTATATTTCCAAATCTATGACCATAAAATTAGAAAATTGTTTACCGGAATATCCGAAATTTGAAGAAGGGATCAGACGAGCTCCCAAACGAGAAATGAACCTTAATAAAAACGAAATCGCTCTCGCTCTGAAAAATGCTCTTCGATACATTCCACAGGAATTACACAAGAAACTCGCTCCTGAATTTCTCGATGAACTTCTAAATCACGGGCATATTTACGGTTATCGGTTCCGTCCTGAAGGAAGAATTTATGGAAAACCAGTGAACGAATACATGGGAAAATGTCTGGAAGGAAAAGCTTTCCAGGTCATGATCGATAATAATCTCGATTTTGAAACAGCTTTGTATCCTTATGAATTAGTAACTTACGGAGAAACGGGAGCAGTTTGTCAGAATTGGATGCAGTATCGTTTGATCAAAAAATATTTAGAAAACCTGACCCATGAAAATACCCTCGTTTGTATGAGCGGTCATCCGCTCGGATTTTTCAAATCTTCACCAAATTCTCCACGCGTTATTAATACAAATGGCTTGATGATCGGTGAATTCGATAACCAGGAAGATTTCAATCGTGCCAATGCTCTCGGAGTTGCCAATTACGGACAGATGACTGCCGGCGGTTGGATGTATATCGGTCCGCAGGGAATTGTAC